From the genome of Argentina anserina chromosome 4, drPotAnse1.1, whole genome shotgun sequence, one region includes:
- the LOC126792660 gene encoding xyloglucan endotransglucosylase/hydrolase 2-like yields the protein MGVSGNVSCLVLLVGLALSSLIVGSYAGNFYQDFDVTWGGNRPKIFKGGQLLSLSLDKVSGSGFQSKKEYLFGRIDMQLKLVAGNSAGTVTAYYLSSQGPTHDEIDFEFLGNVSGDPYVLHTNVFTQGKGNREQQFYLWFDPSKNFHTYSIIWKPQHIIFLVDNTPIRVFKNAESLGVPFPKNQPMRIYSSLWNADDWATRGGLVKTDWSKAPFTAYYRNFNVIDAKSSKSFSDSQASWQTNALDAPSRRRLRWVQKYFMIYNYCSDYKRFPQGFPAECRS from the exons ATGGGGGTTTCTGGTAATGTGtcttgtttggttttgttggTTGGTCTAGCATTGAGCTCTTTAATAGTAGGTTCTTATGCTGGGAACTTCTATCAAGACTTTGACGTGACATGGGGTGGCAACCGTCCCAAGATATTCAAGGGAGGTCAGCTTCTTTCTTTGTCCTTGGACAAGGTTTCTGGCTCTGGATTCCAGTCCAAGAAAGAGTACCTCTTTGGGAGGATCGACATGCAACTTAAGCTTGTTGCCGGAAACTCCGCCGGCACCGTCACTGCCTACTAC CTTTCTTCACAAGGCCCTACACATGATGAAATCGACTTTGAATTCTTGGGAAATGTCAGTGGAGATCCATATGTGTTGCATACCAATGTTTTCACTCAGGGAAAGGGAAACAGAGAGCAGCAATTCTATCTCTGGTTTGATCCTTCAAAAAATTTCCACACTTACTCCATTATCTGGAAGCCCCAGCACATAAT tTTCTTGGTGGACAACACTCCCATTAGAGTGTTCAAGAATGCTGAATCACTTGGTGTTCCTTTCCCTAAAAACCAACCCATGAGGATCTACTCCAGCCTTTGGAATGCTGATGATTGGGCTACCAGAGGAGGATTGGTGAAAACAGATTGGTCCAAGGCACCCTTTACAGCATACTACAGAAACTTCAATGTCATCGATGCTAAATCATCCAAATCATTCTCTGATTCTCAGGCTAGTTGGCAGACCAATGCACTTGATGCTCCTAGCCGAAGACGCCTCAGGTGGGTTCAAAAGTACTTCATGATCTACAACTATTGCTCCGATTACAAACGCTTTCCACAAGGTTTTCCTGCAGAGTGTAGAAGCTGA
- the LOC126792661 gene encoding putative defensin-like protein 30 has product MASTNFDQCPFVGILCIAYFLAQVLKSLFGHAFADVKPAEVPTGTTLLNVGLCSKFADCNEYCQENCNHILGGFCKEISTGGEKFCLCEV; this is encoded by the exons ATGGCTTCCACAAACTTTGATCAATGCCCTTTTGTAGGAATCCTATGCATTGCTTACTTCCTAGCTCAGGTACTGAAATCCCTTTTTG GCCATGCATTTGCAGATGTAAAACCTGCAGAAGTTCCTACTGGGACAACTTTGCTCAATGTAGGGCTGTGCTCAAAGTTTGCTGACTGCAACGAGTATTGCCAAGAGAATTGTAATCATATTTTAGGCGGGTTTTGCAAAGAGATTTCTACTGGGGGAGAAAAGTTTTGTTTGTGTGAAGTTTGA